A portion of the Mustela erminea isolate mMusErm1 chromosome 19, mMusErm1.Pri, whole genome shotgun sequence genome contains these proteins:
- the LOC116580106 gene encoding olfactory receptor 5-like, giving the protein MERSLEAGNMTRVQEFVLLGLSTRVDIRDVLFAVFLTLYVLTLLENTLIIYLVCSHSELRKPMYFFLGNLSCLEMCYVSVTVPSLLVGLRTGPCHVPFTACMTQLFFFISLICTECTLLASMAYDRYVAICRPLHYPLLMRPQVCLGLAMTSWLGGLLVSVVKTSCIASLSYCGPNVLNHFFCDVSPLLNLSCTHVALTELVDFISAIVILWGSLLVAIATYVAIGRAVLRMPSAAARHKALSTCASHLVVVGIFYSATLFIYARPSRIEAMDLNKMLSVVYTVLTPMCNPVIYCLRNREVQAAFRRTLYRSRS; this is encoded by the coding sequence ATGGAGAGGTCCCTGGAGGCGGGCAACATGACCAGAGTCCAGGAGTTTGTCTTGCTGGGCTTGTCCACCAGGGTGGACATAAGGGATGTCCTGTTTGCCGTCTTCCTGACGCTCTACGTGCTGACCCTCCTGGAGAACACACTCATCATCTACCTTGTGTGCAGTCACAGTGAGCTCCGCAagcccatgtacttcttcctgggCAACCTCAGCTGCCTGGAGATGTGCTACGTGTCAGTGACCGTGCCCAGCCTGCTCGTGGGGCTGCGGACCGGTCCCTGCCATGTGCCCTTCACAGCCTGCATGACCCAgctcttcttcttcatctctctcatcTGCACGGAGTGCACCCTCCTGGCGtccatggcctatgaccgctacgtGGCCATCTGCCGCCCACTCCACTACCCCCTGCTCATGAGGCCCCAGGTCTGCCTGGGCTTGGCCATGACTTCATGGCTTGGGGGGCTGCTGGTCTCGGTGGTCAAGACATCTTGCATTGCCAGCCTGTCCTACTGCGGCCCCAACGTCCTCAACCACTTCTTCTGTGACGTCTCCCCTCTGCTCAACCTGTCTTGCACCCATGTGGCCCTGACTGAGCTGGTGGACTTCATCTCTGCCATCGTCATCCTCTGGGGTTCCCTCCTTGTGGCCATAGCCACCTATGTGGCCATCGGGAGGGCTGTGCTCCGCATGCCATCAGCCGCTGCCCGGCACAAAGCCCTCTCCACCTGTGCCTCCCACCTGGTGGTGGTGGGCATCTTCTACTCAGCCACTCTCTTCATCTATGCCCGTCCCAGCCGCATAGAAGCCATGGACCTCAACAAGATGTTGTCCGTCGTCTACACGGTGCTCACGCCCATGTGCAACCCTGTCATCTACTGCCTGCGGAACAGGGAGGTACAGGCAGCATTCCGTAGAACCCTATACAGGTCCCGAAGCTGA
- the LOC116579415 gene encoding olfactory receptor 5-like, with translation MERSLGSGNMTRVQEFVLLGLLSTRQGIRTGLFAIFLTLYVLTLLENTLIIYLVCSHSELRKPMYFFLGNLSCLEMCYVSVTVPSLLVGLRSSPCHVSFTACIIQLFLFIALISTKCTLLASMAYDRYVAICRPLHYPLLMRSQVCLGLAMTSWLGGLLVSVAKTICIASLSYCGPNVLNHFFCDVSPLLNLSCTHVALAELVDFISAIVIFCGSLLVALASYMAIGRTILHMPSAVARHKALSTCASHLVVVGIFYAVVLFMYTRPSRISPTDLNKVLSVVYTMLTPMCSPVIYCLRNREVHAVLQRTLHSRWGPSARTDLARS, from the coding sequence ATGGAGAGGTCCCTGGGATCGGGCAACATGACCAGAGTCCAGGAGTTTGTCTTGCTGGGCTTGTTGTCCACCAGGCAAGGCATAAGGACTGGCCTGTTTGCCATCTTCCTGACCCTCTACGTGCTGACCCTCCTGGAGAACACGCTCATCATCTACCTCGTGTGCAGTCACAGCGAGCTCCGCAagcccatgtacttcttcctgggCAACCTCAGCTGCCTGGAGATGTGCTACGTGTCAGTGACCGTGCCCAGCCTGCTAGTGGGGCTGAGGTCCAGTCCATGCCATGTGTCTTTCACTGCCTGCATAATTCAGCTTTTTCTATTCATAGCTCTCATTAGTACCAAGTGCACCCTCCTGGCGtccatggcctatgaccgctacgtGGCCATCTGCCGCCCACTCCACTATCCCCTGCTCATGAGGTCCCAGGTCTGCCTGGGCTTGGCCATGACTTCATGGCTTGGGGGGCTGCTGGTTTCGGTGGCCAAGACAATATGCATCGCCAGCCTGTCCTACTGTGGCCCCAATGTCCTCAACCACTTCTTCTGTGACGTCTCCCCTCTGCTCAACCTGTCCTGTACCCATGTGGCCCTGGCCGAGCTGGTGGACTTCATCTCTGCCATTGTCATCTTCTGTGGGTCGTTACTGGTTGCTCTGGCCTCCTACATGGCCATCGGGAGGACCATACTTCACATGCCATCCGCAGTCGCCCGCCACAAAGCCCTCTCCACCTGCGCCTCCCACCTGGTGGTGGTGGGTATCTTCTACGCCGTGGTCCTCTTCATGTACACCCGCCCCAGCCGCATCAGCCCCACGGACCTCAACAAGGTGCTGTCCGTTGTCTACACAATGCTCACGCCCATGTGCAGCCCTGTCATCTACTGCCTGCGGAACAGGGAGGTGCATGCGGTGCTGCAGAGAACTCTCCACTCACGCTGGGGCCCTTCAGCGAGAACTGACCTTGCCCGCTCCTGA
- the LOC116579410 gene encoding olfactory receptor 5-like: MFVLGGEDKEQQRETVFYRISKAFQMERSLEVGNMTRVQEFVLLGLSTRADIRDVLFAVFLTLYVLTLLENTLIIYLVCSHSELHKPMYFFLGNLSCLEMCYVSVTVPSLLVGLRTGPCHVPFTACMTQLFFFIVLICTECTLLASMAYDRYVAICRPLHYPLLMRPRVCLGLALSSWLGGLLVSVAKTTCIASLSYCGPNVLNHFFCDVSPLLNLSCTHVALTELVDFISAIVIFCGTLLVALASYSAIGVAVLRMPSAAARRKAFSTCASHLVVVGIFYSAALFIYCRPSRIKSMDLNKVLSVVYTVLTPMCNPVIYCLRNREVHAALRKTLH, encoded by the exons ATGTTCGTCTTGGGGGGTGAGGACAAGGAACAACAGAGAGAGACGGTCTTTTATAGAATATCCAAAGCATTCCAG ATGGAGAGGTCCCTGGAGGTGGGCAACATGACCAGAGTCCAGGAGTTTGTCTTGCTGGGATTGTCCACCAGGGCAGACATAAGGGATGTCCTGTTTGCCGTCTTCCTGACCCTCTATGTGCTGACCCTCCTGGAGAACACACTCATCATCTACCTCGTGTGCAGTCACAGCGAGCTCCACAagcccatgtacttcttcctgggCAACCTCAGCTGCCTGGAGATGTGCTACGTGTCAGTGACCGTGCCCAGCCTGCTCGTGGGGCTGCGGACCGGTCCCTGCCATGTGCCCTTCACAGCCTGCATGACCCAGCTCTTCTTCTTTATAGTTCTCATCTGCACGGAGTGCACCCTCCTGGCGtccatggcctatgaccgctacgtGGCCATCTGCCGCCCACTCCACTACCCCCTGCTCATGAGGCCCCGGGTCTGCCTGGGCTTGGCCCTGTCCTCATGGCTTGGGGGGCTGCTGGTCTCGGTGGCCAAGACGACATGCATCGCTAGCCTGTCCTACTGCGGTCCCAACGTCCTCAACCACTTCTTCTGTGACGTCTCCCCTCTGCTCAACCTGTCTTGCACTCATGTGGCCCTGACCGAGCTGGTGGACTTCATCTCTGCCATTGTCATCTTCTGTGGGACACTGTTGGTAGCACTGGCCTCGTACTCCGCCATCGGGGTGGCCGTGCTCCGCATGCCGTCAGCCGCCGCCCGGCGCAAGGCCTTTTCCACCTGCGCCTCCCACCTGGTGGTGGTGGGCATCTTCTACTCAGCAGCCCTCTTCATCTACTGCCGTCCCAGCCGCATCAAATCCATGGACCTCAACAAGGTGCTGTCCGTCGTCTACACGGTGCTCACACCCATGTGCAACCCCGTCATCTACTGCCTGCGGAACAGGGAGGTACACGCGGCGCTTCGGAAAACTCTCCACTGA
- the LOC116580107 gene encoding olfactory receptor 10A7-like yields the protein MPTAGAPPGDPEAPPCANQSCTAHDLVLLGFAHVPALRPLLAALFLAMFLLTLLGNALIVLLSALDPALRAPMYFFLRHLALLEICFSLDIVPRLLLTLLRPGQGMSPTSCALQLLLVLSCVTSECFLLTAMAWDRHVAICRPLRYGALVSPRLCRLLAATCWLAGIPVSLVFTIWLFSFPFCGPHGIRHFFCDIAPLLSLVCGDTSVFEANVLVATVLVIMVPFCLIATSYGKILATVLRMPSATGRHKALSTCASHLIVVVLFYGTTGVIHLRPKASYSPESKQVVSLSYTLVTPMLNPLIYSLRNKEVKAALGRVCCRRQESGPHE from the coding sequence ATGCCAACCGCCGGGGCTCCCCCGGGCGACCCCGAAGCCCCACCCTGCGCCAACCAGAGCTGCACGGCCCATGACCTGGTCCTGCTGGGCTTCGCGCATGTGCCCGCACTGCGGCCGCTGCTCGCGGCGCTCTTCCTGGCCATGTTCCTGCTCACGCTGCTGGGCAATGCGCTCATCGTGCTGCTGAGCGCCCTGGACCCGGCCCTGCGCgcgcccatgtacttcttcctgcgCCACTTGGCCCTGCTGGAGATCTGCTTCTCGCTGGACATCGTGCCCCGGCTGCTGCTGACCCTGCTGCGGCCGGGGCAGGGCATGTCCCCCACGAGCTGCGCCCTGCAGCTGCTCCTGGTGCTGTCGTGCGTCACGTCCGAGTGCTTCCTCCTGACCGCCATGGCCTGGGACCGCCACGTGGCCATCTGCAGGCCCCTGCGCTATGGTGCCCTGGTGAGCCCCCGGCTCTGCCGCCTGCTGGCTGCCACGTGCTGGCTGGCCGGAATCCCTGTGTCACTGGTCTTCACCATCTGGCTGTTCAGCTTCCCATTCTGTGGGCCCCATGGCATCCGCCACTTCTTCTGTGACATCGCCCCACTGCTCAGCCTGGTGTGTGGGGACACCAGCGTCTTCGAGGCCAATGTGTTGGTGGCCACAGTGCTGGTCATCATGGTTCCCTTCTGTCTGATAGCCACATCCTATGGCAAGATCCTGGCCACCGTGCTCCGCATGCCGTCCGCCACTGGGCGCCACAAGGCCCTGTCCACGTGCGCCTCCCACCTAATCGTGGTGGTTCTGTTCTATGGCACCACAGGGGTCATCCACCTGCGTCCCAAGGCCAGCTACTCCCCCGAAAGCAAGCAGGTTGTGTCCCTGTCATACACCCTGGTAACCCCCATGCTCAACCCCCTCATCTACAGCCTGCGGAACAAGGAGGTGAAGGCCGCCCTGGGGCGCGTGTGTTGCCGTCGCCAGGAATCTGGACCCCATGAATGA